ataaatgtgtgttggcagtgtgtgtacacaaccaccctatagtgataaaaattCACCCACTCCTATTTTAaaccccataaatcataagcagtgtctcagaacaagccgtttccagatccctggcagtgtgatgTCACAAAAGCCACAGACCCCGCCCACAAATGTTGGTAGACGCTGACGTTTGAACATATCACTGCCCTGAGCGCGTTCACAGcgagtccgccattgctgcactgacgagaatgtctctaaagcgttttaggtgttctgtagctggatggattaatccacataactctcttcatttactccctaaaatctgagctgctgaaagcaggtggattaacttggttttccaggaaaatgctccctcagttCTGCCGAAATTCGTGTATCtctgcgcgaatcatttcacaccggactgttTTGTGAACAaatatcaatacaaagggacaatataaaacaaagactgtgctaaaaatatgctactcaaggatatacaagtaaaaactgttcgtgatccatcttacagtctccagagtgatactatATGGCAGTAATAAAGGtaagagcactttattacagttcagcGGAGCTTATTTACgggtataaagtttattaagcaccacccgaaaggcataaggtctttatatatttgtttactgttagttgtaacgagtgtttctgtgtaattcgcTGTGTATGTTGGTGATGATAAtacaagggaaagagagagagtttatggatagtattttaatgcacacttgcactgtgttttattaagctcttacagagattttctagagtgaaaacagacgcttcatcttttgtgtgaagtacaataaacataataaaactcacctgtaaagttttggccatcattcggacggTTAAACAGGCCTGTACTAATATAgtagattaaaaacaataagataatataagttataaccgtaatttatctaaactatacctgttctatctccatgcagcatatattcacagtttctgacattatagtgcgtcctgactgaatcctgtcACCGGAGAATccgctcttgaagctccgccctcttaggccgagcgcagcagctcatttgcatttaaagggaccacaCTGAAACGgctcgtttttgctcaaccactaaaagtggcaactttaacatgctataaaaaattatctgtggggtattttgagctaaaacttcacatacacactctgggaacatcagagactaattttacatcttgttaaatagggcataataggtcccctttaaagaaaTTGACTTCTATGAATGCTTATAAACAGTACTACACCTTTTAGAACAAACACTTTCTTCCATTTTCAACGCTTTGATCATTTACAATGGACACACAAAATATGCTTGTGAAGTGAAATTTAAATTTCCTCAACCATCATATCAAATATCACTAAAGTTCAAGTAAAGGTAGAATGAGatcaaatgtattgttttattttaagattAAATCTCTCCATATAtactgtgatttttattttgtaattacaaTCCTCTGATGAGTTTGGTTATAACAGAAGTAAAGCATTTCATGATCTACCTGAACAGCGTGCATTCTTCGGCTGAATGGCCTGCATCTGTTCTTTGTGTTGCTGCATCATCATAGCCATAGAGTCCCTCATGTCTCTTGTTGGAGTTCTCTAACATCTCTTTAAACTCTCTAGCTCTATTACTCTCGGCTTCATCATTCTGTCTCTTGAACTCTTCCATCTCCTGGCTCATCCTGTCTGCTTTCTCCTTAAAGCCCTTCTCCAACAGAGCAGCCTGCTCCCTCAGTTTACTGTCCATGGCACGATCAGCCTCCTCTCTCTGGAGCCTCAGCTCCTCATCCATCTTCTCTTTCATCTGTCTCATCCTCTCTTCATTACTCTGTTTCTCTGCTTCCATCTTCTCTTCGAGTTGTCGCTGCTTCTCCTCTATAGCTTTGATTTCCTGCTGCAGGAGGGCTGCTTCCTCTATTTCCTCTGGTTATTCATTGACAAAAAGAGAAATAAGGAAACATGCTTTAAAGACAAAGAATCGATGCAAAACTACGAAATTAAGAGTCTATTTTGCTGTAAGAcagataaaatattgattttataaatgattcattgtcctttaatgaaataaactttTGTGAATGCTTATAAACATAGTACAGCACCTTTTAGGACGAACACTTCCTTCCATTTTTAACTCATTGATAATTTACACCGGACATACAAAATATGCTTGGCAAGTgaaatttaaatttcctaatccatcatataaatatcactaaagTTCATTTGAAGATAGAATGAgaacaaatgtattgttttattctAAGATCAtatctctctctatatatattgtgattttattttgtaattacaaTCCTCTGATGAGTTTGGTTATAACAGAAGTAAAGCATTTCATGATCTACCTGAACAGCGTGCATTCTTCGGCTGTATGGCCTGCATCTGTTCTTTGTGTTGCTGCATCATCATAGCCATAGAGTCCTCATGTCTCTTGTTGAAGTTCTCTAACATCTCTTTAAACTCTCTAGCTCTATTACTCTCGGCTTCATCATTCTGTCTCTTGAACTCTTCCACCTCCTGTGTCATCCTGTCAGCCTTCTCCTTAAAGCCCTTCTCCAACAGAGCAGCCTGCTCCCTCAGTTTACTGTCCATGGCACGATCAGCCTCCTCTCTCTGGAGCCTCAGCTCCTCATCCATCTTCTCCTTCATCTGTCTCATCCTCTCTTCATTACTCTGTTTCTCTGCTTCCATCTTCTCTTCGAGTTGTTGCAGCTTCTCCTCTGTAGCTTTGACTTCCTGATGCAGGAGGGCTGCTTCCTCTATTTCCTCTGGTTATTCATTGACAAAAAGAGAAATAAGGAAACATGCTTTAAAGACAAAGAATCGATGCAAAACTACGAAATTAAGAGTCTATTTTGCTGTAAGAcagataaaatattgattttataaatgattcattgtcctttaatgaaataaactttTGTGAATGCTTATAAACATAGTACAGCACCTTTTAGGACGAACACTTCCTTCCATTTTTAACTCATTGATCATTTACACCGGACATACAAAATATGCTTGGGAAGTgaaatttaaatttcctaatccatcatataaatatcactaaagTTCATTTGAAGATAGAATGAgaacaaatgtattgttttattctAAGATCAtatctctctctatatatattgtgatttttattttgtaattacaaTCCTCTGATGAGTTTGGTTATAACAGAAGTAAAGCATTTCATGATCTACCTGAACAGCGTGCATTCTTCGGCTGAATGGCCTGCATCTGTTCTCTGTGTTGCTGCATCATCATAGCCATAGAGTCCTCATGTCTCTTGTTGAAGTTCTCTAACATCTCTTTAAACTCTCTAGCTCTATTACTCTCGGCTTCATCATTCTGTCTCTTGAACTCTTCCACCTCCTGTGTCATCCTGTCAGCCTTCTCCTTAAAGCCCTTCTCCAACAGAGCAGCCTGCTCCCTCAGTTTACTGTCCATGGCACGATCAGCCTCCTCTCTCTGGAGCCTCAGCTCCTCATCCATCTTCTCCTTCATCTGTCTCATCCTCTCTTCATTACTCTGTTTCTCTGCTTCCATCTTCTCTTCGAGTTGTTGCAGCTTCTCCTCTGTAGCTTTGACTTCCTGATGCAGGAGGGCTGCTTCCTCTATTTCCTCTGGTTATTCATTGACAAAAAGAGAAATAAGGAAACATGCTTTAAAGACAAAGAATCGATGCAAAACTACGAAATTAAGAGTCTATTTTGCTGTAAGAcagataaaatattgattttataaatgattcattgtcctttaatgaaataaactttTGTGAATGCTTATAAACATAGTACAGCACCTTTTAGGACGAACACTTCCTTCCATTTTTAACTCATTGATCATTTACACCGGACATACAAAATATGCTTGGGAAGTgaaatttaaatttcctaatccatcatataaatatcactaaagTTCATTTGAAGATAGAATGAgaacaaatgtattgttttattctAAGATCAtatctctctctatatatattgtgatttttattttgtaattacaaTCCTCTGATGAGTTTGGTTATAACAGAAGTAAAGCATTTCATGATCTACCTGAACAGCGTGCATTCTTCGGCTGAATGGCCTGCATCTGTTCTCTGTGTTGCTGCATCATCATAGCCATAGAGTCCTCATGTCTCTTGTTGAAGTTCTCTAACATCACTGCAAACTCTCTAGCTCTATTACTCTCGGCTTCATCATTCTGTCTCTTGAACTCTTCCACCTCCTGGGTCATCCTGTCTGCTTTCTCCTTAAAGCCCTTCTCCAACAGAGCAGCCTGCTCCCTCAGTTTACTGTCCATGGCACGCTCAGCCTCCTCTCTCTGGAGCCTCAGCTCCTCATCCATCTTCTCCTTCACCTGGCTCATCCTCTCTTCATTACTCTGTTTCTCTGCTTCCATCTTCTCTTCGAGTTGTCGCTGCTTCTCCTCTTTAGCTTTGATTTCCTGCTGCAGGAGGGCTGCTTTCTCGGTTTCCTCTGGTCATTCAGTGACAAAAAGAGAAATAAGGAAACATGCTTTAAAGACAAAGAATTGATGCAAAACTATGAAATTTAGAGTCTATTTTGCTGCAATACTGtttttatatatgatttattgCCCTTTAATGAAACAGACTTTTTTGAGTGcttataaatatattactaCACCTTTTAGGACCTTTTCATTTTCCAATATTTTACTAAAAGAGTTTATTTAAGTTgcactctttcaaaaacatcaataTTGAATATGACATTTGCTAAGTATCTATGACCTTGAACTAAATTTGGACCATTAAAATAGAGCCAGAAGAGTTCAAAGTATCGATCTTGATCACACTGATCTTGATTCATAATGATAATGGCACACAGTCATCCTGGGCTGCAGTTGTTATTGCAGGGTGCAATTATTGGATCCATGAAACAGACCCGTACATCATATTGTCCATGTCTCTACAGTGTCACAGCAGGAAATTGGGATTTAAATGGTTAAGACTCTCACCCTTAATCTGTTTTTCCTTCTCAGTCAGTTTTTTGTCAGCCTGCAGAATTGCTTTAGAATCTACCGACTTCTGCTTCAGAAACTCCTCTAGGACCTCTTCAGCCTATTGACATACAGACATAATTATGATGACGATCATATTTCTGTAGTATGTGTACAGAGGTGCACTATGTGTACTAAGTGTACTATGGGCAAGACCTTGACTTCTTTATTGGCCTGGCTGTTATAATTCTTCACAATGTCCTCCAGATCCTTGCAGAAGAGATCATAGCCATCAGGTTTAGCATAGGAACCCTGCTTGAGATTTTCAGTCATTGGCTCAGAGAGGGATGACAAGAGATCCTCACATCGTCTCTTCGAAGCTTGCTCGTTTTGGCACAGATATCCATCAaagtgtttattaatgttttcctAAAAACACAACATGTAGCATGTAAGTAACAGTTCTATGATTCACCATTTCTatggtggccgagagagctcaacacactgcaaatgaagaaaacacatgcaaatagaaaaaacaccagcaaataaagaaaatgtcttcatcagtttgacaacacatgcgctgcaaatGTCTACAACACGTACAAATagagaaacgcgctgcaaatagcaCATACCAGACCCCTTCTCAAGCCCCTTCTGCAAAGAtctgaatgatgatgatgatgattaggctacttttagaattaaattaatattttaatctgaCCCGAAGTAATTTACCCGCTGTAGTGTAATAAGATTTGAAACccctcatttaaaaaaacagctAGTTTAACACCTAAAtctcttctcatttttttcaataagtgtgggccacaagagaactattaagaaataaattaaggttaaatAGTGTTATCAGAACATGTTGAAGTAGAGCTCTCATCGCTAAATTTTAACTTTCACTTTCTGCAGTGAATAATTGACTGGGATTTGAGACataaaatcaagtaaattattaaaaaatatattattcatatttttgaaTGCAAAATAATGACAATTGTTTATCCTGACACTGGGACTGGCACAGACCACAACAAAAATGTTATAAGGGAACACCAACTGGCTGGGATTGTTCAATGTTTACTCTTCAGTGGTGTGCACCTGAAAGGTGGGTTTTTTGTTTATCTAAACATTCTGATCGTATGTGCATTATGAGAAGGCCTATTTGCagagcatttctgtatttgctcgtgttgtggacttttgcaacgcatgtgttgtcaaactgatgaagatgtttatttctttatttgctggtgttttttctatttgcatgtgttttcttcagttgcagcGCATTGAGCTCTCTTGGCCACCATAGATTTTATCTGTGTACACTCTGACATCTCTTCACACCAATGAACCCCAGGAGCGGGTTGCAAAATAATCACACTGATCACTGGATTTGCAGCATCTTTTCAGAACCAACAAAGAGCCAAAAGAGAGATTTAATTTTTCAGTTGGTTGCCCAGTGCTACTAAGTCATCATTTCAAGGCATcctaaattaattatatctgtgAAGAGATCCAGCCTACCTCTAGAGATTTTAAGTTTTTCCCATCACTGTCCCTGAAAGAACGCTTCATGAAGGCTTGTGTCGCCATTTTGCTGAGACGTTGGTGTTCTGAGGACACATCCTTCAGTTCCAGAGGGAAGGAGTCCTTCAGCTTCTCCATTCCACTCTGGTAAACCTCAAGCCCCTCCTTCACTGCAGACTCATTCTCAATCATTGCCATAGCAATCACAGCATTCTCCAGACACGGCACAGCCCCACTGGAGATGGTGTCCACGTATGTTTTCGCCAAGTGACCCAGAACTTCAGAGAAGGAAAGAAGTTAAAATGATACAGAAAAGTTACTGAACAACAGACAGTCAAATGTAAGTTCATGCAAACTCTTCAGGTTTA
Above is a genomic segment from Megalobrama amblycephala isolate DHTTF-2021 linkage group LG14, ASM1881202v1, whole genome shotgun sequence containing:
- the LOC125245060 gene encoding guanylate-binding protein 1-like isoform X1; this translates as MDKPVCLIDTESDGKLCVQQSALQILQQIQQPVVVVAVVGLYRTGKSYLMNRLAGQQTGFVLGSTIESQTKGIWMWCVDHPTKAGTTLVLLDTEGLRDVDKGDSKHDTNIFCLAVLLSSTLVYNSRGTINNRAVEELQYVTELTECIKVKSSDEDNDDSSEFVKFFPSFIWAVRDFTLERKIDGKDATEDEYLEFALKLKPGTAKQVMEYNWPRECIQTFFPSRTCFTFPFPTAPENVSRLESLDPADLSSDFLEVTDRFCKFVFHESHVKKLKDGITVTGRVLGHLAKTYVDTISSGAVPCLENAVIAMAMIENESAVKEGLEVYQSGMEKLKDSFPLELKDVSSEHQRLSKMATQAFMKRSFRDSDGKNLKSLEENINKHFDGYLCQNEQASKRRCEDLLSSLSEPMTENLKQGSYAKPDGYDLFCKDLEDIVKNYNSQANKEVKAEEVLEEFLKQKSVDSKAILQADKKLTEKEKQIKEETEKAALLQQEIKAKEEKQRQLEEKMEAEKQSNEERMSQVKEKMDEELRLQREEAERAMDSKLREQAALLEKGFKEKADRMTQEVEEFKRQNDEAESNRAREFAVMLENFNKRHEDSMAMMMQQHREQMQAIQPKNARCSEEIEEAALLHQEVKATEEKLQQLEEKMEAEKQSNEERMRQMKEKMDEELRLQREEADRAMDSKLREQAALLEKGFKEKADRMTQEVEEFKRQNDEAESNRAREFKEMLENFNKRHEDSMAMMMQQHREQMQAIQPKNARCSEEIEEAALLHQEVKATEEKLQQLEEKMEAEKQSNEERMRQMKEKMDEELRLQREEADRAMDSKLREQAALLEKGFKEKADRMTQEVEEFKRQNDEAESNRAREFKEMLENFNKRHEDSMAMMMQQHKEQMQAIQPKNARCSEEIEEAALLQQEIKAIEEKQRQLEEKMEAEKQSNEERMRQMKEKMDEELRLQREEADRAMDSKLREQAALLEKGFKEKADRMSQEMEEFKRQNDEAESNRAREFKEMLENSNKRHEGLYGYDDAATQRTDAGHSAEECTLFRGNRGSSPPAAGNQS
- the LOC125245060 gene encoding guanylate-binding protein 1-like isoform X2; amino-acid sequence: MDKPVCLIDTESDGKLCVQQSALQILQQIQQPVVVVAVVGLYRTGKSYLMNRLAGQQTGFVLGSTIESQTKGIWMWCVDHPTKAGTTLVLLDTEGLRDVDKGDSKHDTNIFCLAVLLSSTLVYNSRGTINNRAVEELQYVTELTECIKVKSSDEDNDDSSEFVKFFPSFIWAVRDFTLERKIDGKDATEDEYLEFALKLKPGTAKQVMEYNWPRECIQTFFPSRTCFTFPFPTAPENVSRLESLDPADLSSDFLEVTDRFCKFVFHESHVKKLKDGITVTGRVLGHLAKTYVDTISSGAVPCLENAVIAMAMIENESAVKEGLEVYQSGMEKLKDSFPLELKDVSSEHQRLSKMATQAFMKRSFRDSDGKNLKSLEENINKHFDGYLCQNEQASKRRCEDLLSSLSEPMTENLKQGSYAKPDGYDLFCKDLEDIVKNYNSQANKEVKAEEVLEEFLKQKSVDSKAILQADKKLTEKEKQIKEETEKAALLQQEIKAKEEKQRQLEEKMEAEKQSNEERMSQVKEKMDEELRLQREEAERAMDSKLREQAALLEKGFKEKADRMTQEVEEFKRQNDEAESNRAREFAVMLENFNKRHEDSMAMMMQQHREQMQAIQPKNARCSEEIEEAALLHQEVKATEEKLQQLEEKMEAEKQSNEERMRQMKEKMDEELRLQREEADRAMDSKLREQAALLEKGFKEKADRMTQEVEEFKRQNDEAESNRAREFKEMLENFNKRHEDSMAMMMQQHREQMQAIQPKNARCSEEIEEAALLQQEIKAIEEKQRQLEEKMEAEKQSNEERMRQMKEKMDEELRLQREEADRAMDSKLREQAALLEKGFKEKADRMSQEMEEFKRQNDEAESNRAREFKEMLENSNKRHEGLYGYDDAATQRTDAGHSAEECTLFRGNRGSSPPAAGNQS